One segment of Vidua macroura isolate BioBank_ID:100142 chromosome 24, ASM2450914v1, whole genome shotgun sequence DNA contains the following:
- the LOC128818640 gene encoding fibromodulin, whose amino-acid sequence MPWATTLILILAGLCGSSLGQYNEEEDLAWLQYYLRQSRVSSYNYVPYYEEESPAYAYSYPSATDTEPEPEPEPQQAAPWRCPQECDCPPNFSSAMYCDTRNLRYLPFVPSRMKYVYFQNNLITSVQEGAFDNATELEWLALHNNQISSEKMGRRVFGKLQRLERLYMNNNNLTRLPSPLPRSLRELHLSYNQISKVPSNALEGLENLTALYLSHNFIFEMGASLKGLKSLILADLSYNNLRKVPDGLPASLEQLYLEYNYINAIPDDYFQVSPRLLYVRMSHNSLTNQGLSSNTFNSSSILELDLSYNRLQKIPRVNTNLENLYLQGNQINEFSISSFCSVVDVMNYSRLQVLRLDGNEIKRNAVPPDAPLCLRRATVIEI is encoded by the exons ATGCCTTGGGCCACCaccctcatcctcatcctggcCGGGCTCTGCGGGTCCTCCCTGGGCCAGTACAACGAGGAGGAGGACCTGGCGTGGCTCCAGTACTACCTGCGGCAGTCCCGCGTCTCTTCCTACAACTACGTGCCCTACTACGAGGAGGAGAGCCCCGCGTACGCCTACTCCTACCCCTCTGCCACCGACACCGAGCCCGAGCCCGAGCCGGAGCCGCAGCAAGCCGCGCCCTGGCGGTGTCCCCAAGAGTGTGACTGTCCCCCCAACTTCTCCTCGGCCATGTATTGCGACACCCGCAACCTGCGGTACCTGCCGTTCGTGCCGTCGCGGATGAAGTACGTTTATTTCCAGAACAATCTGATCACCTCCGTCCAGGAGGGAGCCTTCGACAACGCCACGGAGCTGGAGTGGCTGGCGCTGCACAACAACCAGATCAGCAGCGAGAAGATGGGGAGAAGGGTTTTTGGGAAGCTGCAGCGCCTGGAGAGGCTCTACATGAACAACAACAACCTGACCAGGCTGCCCAGCCCCCTGCCGCGCTCGCTGCGCGAGCTCCACCTCTCCTACAACCAGATCTCCAAGGTGCCTTCCAACgctctggaggggctggagaacCTCACGGCGCTGTACCTCAGCCACAACTTCATCTTCGAGATGGGCGCGTCCCTCAAGGGGCTCAAGTCATTGATCCTGGCCGACCTGAGCTACAACAACCTCAGGAAGGTCCCCGACGGGCTGCCCGcgtccctggagcagctctacCTGGAGTACAACTACATCAACGCCATCCCCGACGATTATTTCCAGGTGTCCCCCAGGCTGCTCTACGTGAGGATGTCCCACAACAGCCTGACCAACCAAGGGCTCTCCAGCAACACcttcaacagcagcagcatcctggagcTGGACCTCTCCTACAACCGGCTGCAGAAGATCCCGCGGGTCAACACCAACCTGGAGAACCTCTACCTGCAGGGGAACCAGATCAACG agTTCTCCATCAGCAGTTTCTGCTCCGTGGTGGATGTCATGAACTACTCCCGGCTCCAGGTGCTGCGGCTCGACGGCAACGAGATCAAGCGCAACGCGGTGCCCCCGGACGCGCCGCTGTGCCTGCGCCGGGCCACCGTCATCGAGATCTGA